From a region of the Phaseolus vulgaris cultivar G19833 chromosome 6, P. vulgaris v2.0, whole genome shotgun sequence genome:
- the LOC137831581 gene encoding metal tolerance protein 4-like: MESSSASDPTLPLLLNHDFDNKNNKNGGRSHNRLTRRNSVNSLRASFLSTLPDEIRSGLDSESPYEDINLSSTALSKGEIDYYGRQLATLKSFEEVDSVVSSDSIDEEDSGELAQQERAMKISNYANVALLILKSYATVRSGSIAIAASTLDSLLDLMAGGILWFTHLAMRNINIYQYPIGKLRVQPVGIIIFAAVMATLGFQVLITAVQKLIQNSPSEDMSAEQLIWLCSIMLFATAVKLMLWLYCRRSANKIVRAYADDHHFDVVTNVVGLVAAVLGDKYYWWIDPIGAIMLAIYTITNWSRTVMENAVSLVGQSAPPEVLQKLTYLVLRHPRVKRIDTVRAYTFGVLYFVEVDIELPEDLPLKEAHAIGESLQIKLEKLPEVERAFVHLDFECDHKPEHSVLVKLPNNQS; encoded by the exons ATGGAATCGAGTTCAGCTTCGGATCCAACGCTTCCGCTTCTCCTCAACCATGATTTTgacaacaaaaataacaaaaatggtGGCCGGAGTCACAACAGACTCACTCGTCGGAACTCGGTAAACTCTCTCAGAGCCTCCTTCCTCTCCACGCTTCCCGACGAGATTCGTTCTGGCCTCGACTCCGAGTCTCCTTACGAAGACATTAACCTCTCCTCCACCGCCTTAAGCAAAG GGGAAATAGATTACTATGGAAGACAATTAGCTACTCTGAAATCGTTTGAGGAAGTGGACTCTGTGGTGTCATCTGATAGCATTGATGAGGAAGATAGTGGTGAACTAGCTCAACAAGAAAGAGCAATGAAGATATCTAATTATGCAAATGTAGCATTGTTGATATTAAAG AGCTATGCCACGGTAAGGAGTGGGTCAATAGCTATTGCGGCATCTACTTTGGATTCTCTGCTTGATCTCATGGCTGGTGGCATACTTTGGTTCACTCACCTGGCAATGAGGAACATAAATATCTATCAATACCCAATTGGAAAGCTAAGAGTTCAGCCAGTTGGCATTATTATCTTTGCAGCAGTCATGGCTACACTAG GCTTTCAGGTATTAATCACAGCTGTACAAAAACTAATACAAAACAGTCCTAGTGAAGATATGTCCGCGGAACAGTTAATATGGTTGTGCTCTATTATGTTATTTGCAACAGCAGTGAAGCTTATGCTCTGGCTTTACTGTAGAAGGTCGGCAAACAAGATTGTCCGTGCCTATGCAGAT GATCATCACTTTGATGTTGTAACGAACGTGGTTGGATTAGTTGCAGCTGTTCTTGGTGATAAATATTACTGGTGGATCGACCCGATTGGAGCTATTATGCTTGCAATTTACACTATTACAAATTGGTCACGCACTGTCATGGAAAATGCAG TTTCACTGGTGGGACAATCTGCACCTCCCGAAGTTTTGCAGAAGCTCACATATCTTGTTTTAAGGCACCCTAGAGTCAAGCGCATTGATACTGTTCGCGCATATACATTTGGGGTTCTATATTTTGTGGAG GTTGACATTGAACTGCCAGAAGATTTACCATTAAAAGAAGCACACGCCATTGGAGAGAGCCTACAGATAAAGCTGGAGAAACTCCCAGAAGTTGAGCGGGCATTTGTTCATTTAGACTTCGAATGTGATCATAAACCAGAGCACTCAGTTCTCGTCAAACTGCCCAACAATCAGTCTTAA
- the LOC137831583 gene encoding large ribosomal subunit protein uL16-like, with the protein MGRRPARCYRQIKNKPYPKSRFCRGVPDPKIRIYDVGMKKKGVDEFPFCVHLVSWEKENVSSEALEAARIACNKYMAKFAGKDAFHLRVRVHPFHVLRINKMLSCAGADRLQTGMRGAFGKPQGTCARVSIGQVLLSVRCKDGNGQHAQEALRRAKFKFPGRQKIIVSRKWGFTKLGRSEYLKLKSENRIVPDGVNAKVLGCHGPLANRVPGRAFLPATA; encoded by the exons ATGGGAAGAA GACCGGCACGTTGTTACCGTCAGATAAAGAACAAGCCGTATCCGAAGTCGCGGTTCTGCCGCGGCGTTCCGGATCCGAAGATCCGAATCTACGACGTAGGGATGAAGAAGAAAGGCGTGGACGAGTTTCCTTTCTGCGTGCACCTCGTCTCCTGGGAGAAGGAGAACGTCTCCAGCGAGGCCTTGGAGGCGGCGCGCATAGCCTGCAACAAGTACATGGCGAAGTTCGCGGGGAAGGACGCGTTCCACCTGCGCGTGAGGGTGCACCCCTTCCACGTGCTCCGTATCAACAAGATGCTATCGTGCGCCGGGGCGGATAGGCTCCAGACCGGGATGAGGGGGGCGTTCGGGAAGCCGCAGGGGACGTGCGCGAGAGTGAGTATTGGACAGGTGCTGCTCTCCGTTCGGTGCAAGGATGGGAATGGTCAGCACGCTCAGGAGGCTCTTCGCCGCGCCAAGTTCAAGTTCCCTGGCCGTCAGAAGATCATTGTCAGCAGAAAGTG GGGATTTACAAAGCTAGGTCGAAGTGAGTATTTGAAGTTGAAGTCTGAAAACAGAATTGTGCCGGATGGGGTCAATGCCAAG GTTCTTGGGTGTCACGGACCTCTGGCAAATCGTGTGCCCGGAAGAGCTTTCTTACCAGCTACTGCTTAG